One genomic segment of Culturomica massiliensis includes these proteins:
- a CDS encoding bifunctional UDP-N-acetylmuramoyl-tripeptide:D-alanyl-D-alanine ligase/alanine racemase: MEISIDSRSVNNPESTMFFALKGNNHDGHDYITGLYERGVRSFVVSEKRKEFEALEAKFYVVDDVLKALQTYARTHREKMKAEVVAITGSNGKTIVKEWLYQLLSDDFAVYRSPRSYNSQVGVPLSLYGIEESTEIALIEAGISRKGEMVRLESMIRPDVCIFTHLGDAHGENFASLQEKLAEKAVLFRYCHAIIGREGEALSYIASVADKQAQVILWGEGDGVAVKSRTLGVTDKGRRVELTYKGNVFQINIPFPDEASYENCMNAVCVLLMKGIAPERIAEKVSRLQPIAMRMEIKEGINRCVLINDYYNSDSASFHLALNTLTMQDKAKSRTVVLSDFVDTGSDKDALYREIAEMLEKAGVTLFIGIGEDLMKHKSYFGMKARFYPDTDRFLRLEDRETFRDQVILIKGARKFRFEFIAGFLQRQSHNTILEVDMDAMVANLNYFRSLVPEGTKLAVMVKAFSYGSGSGEVAGLLQYQGVDYLMVAFADEGVALRADGIDIPIAVMNPQPEAFDNMIEFNLEPEIYSLDILKAFDRTLMKHGIRNYPVHLKLNTGMNRSGLDPEDMPALFEFFAQPRRVVIRSVFSHLAGSDETVHDEFTKQQIDLFIEMTGQIQEHFDYKIMRHILNSAGIERFTQYSFDMVRLGIGLHGISAVGAALTPVSTFKTYIASIRNVKAHETVGYGRKGIVGQDSRIAVVPVGYADGLNRRLSNGAGEMLVKGLRVPIIGNICMDTCMLDITGTDIQVGDEVEIFGKHIPVTELAEKLGTIPYEVLTGVAHRVKRVYFKE, translated from the coding sequence ATGGAAATCAGTATTGACAGCCGTTCGGTGAACAATCCCGAATCGACGATGTTTTTTGCATTGAAGGGAAATAATCATGACGGTCATGATTATATTACAGGTTTGTATGAACGGGGGGTGCGTAGTTTTGTAGTGAGTGAGAAGAGGAAAGAGTTTGAGGCATTGGAGGCTAAATTTTATGTGGTGGACGATGTGCTGAAAGCTTTACAAACTTATGCCCGGACTCACCGTGAAAAAATGAAGGCGGAGGTTGTTGCTATTACAGGTAGTAACGGGAAGACGATCGTCAAAGAATGGCTTTATCAATTGTTATCGGATGATTTTGCCGTTTACCGGAGTCCCCGGAGTTATAATTCACAAGTGGGGGTACCGCTTTCGTTGTACGGTATAGAAGAATCTACGGAGATAGCGTTGATCGAAGCGGGTATTTCCCGGAAAGGCGAAATGGTTCGTCTGGAAAGTATGATCCGTCCGGATGTATGTATTTTTACTCATTTGGGGGATGCTCATGGAGAAAATTTTGCTTCGCTTCAGGAAAAATTGGCAGAAAAAGCCGTTTTGTTCCGGTATTGCCATGCGATTATCGGCAGAGAAGGTGAGGCTTTGAGTTATATTGCATCCGTTGCGGATAAGCAGGCGCAGGTGATATTGTGGGGAGAAGGCGATGGCGTTGCAGTGAAGTCGAGGACATTGGGGGTAACCGATAAAGGCCGTAGGGTAGAGCTTACATATAAAGGAAATGTTTTTCAGATCAATATTCCTTTTCCGGATGAAGCTTCCTATGAAAATTGTATGAATGCCGTATGCGTGTTGTTGATGAAAGGGATTGCACCGGAAAGAATCGCCGAGAAGGTAAGCCGGTTACAGCCGATAGCTATGCGGATGGAAATCAAAGAGGGGATCAACCGTTGTGTTTTGATCAACGACTATTACAATTCGGATTCAGCTTCTTTTCATTTGGCATTGAATACATTGACGATGCAGGATAAGGCGAAATCCCGGACGGTTGTATTGTCTGATTTTGTCGATACCGGGTCGGATAAGGATGCGCTTTACCGGGAGATAGCGGAAATGCTTGAAAAAGCGGGGGTTACCTTATTTATCGGTATCGGAGAAGATTTGATGAAGCATAAGTCTTATTTTGGGATGAAGGCTCGTTTTTATCCGGATACGGACCGTTTTTTAAGGCTGGAGGACCGGGAAACTTTTCGGGATCAGGTCATTTTGATAAAGGGAGCCCGTAAGTTCAGATTCGAATTTATCGCCGGTTTTTTACAGCGGCAGTCTCACAATACGATTCTGGAAGTGGATATGGATGCTATGGTCGCTAACTTGAATTATTTCCGTTCTTTAGTGCCGGAAGGAACGAAACTGGCGGTGATGGTCAAGGCTTTTTCCTATGGCTCCGGTTCCGGAGAAGTTGCCGGTTTACTGCAATATCAGGGGGTTGATTACCTGATGGTAGCCTTTGCTGATGAAGGAGTGGCTTTGCGGGCTGACGGTATCGATATTCCGATCGCCGTGATGAATCCTCAGCCGGAAGCTTTTGATAATATGATCGAGTTTAATCTGGAGCCGGAAATCTATTCTTTGGATATATTGAAGGCTTTTGACCGGACATTGATGAAGCATGGAATCCGGAATTATCCGGTACATCTGAAACTGAATACGGGAATGAACCGTTCCGGACTCGATCCGGAAGATATGCCGGCATTGTTCGAATTTTTTGCGCAACCGCGCCGGGTGGTTATACGTTCGGTGTTTTCTCATCTGGCAGGAAGCGATGAGACGGTACATGATGAGTTTACAAAGCAGCAAATCGATTTGTTTATTGAGATGACCGGACAGATTCAGGAGCATTTTGATTATAAGATTATGCGTCATATTCTGAATTCTGCCGGGATAGAGCGTTTTACTCAGTATAGTTTCGATATGGTACGTCTGGGAATCGGTTTGCATGGGATCAGTGCTGTCGGAGCTGCTTTAACGCCTGTCAGTACTTTCAAAACGTATATTGCTTCTATCCGGAATGTAAAGGCGCATGAAACCGTCGGATATGGCCGTAAGGGAATTGTCGGACAAGACTCCCGGATTGCCGTTGTTCCGGTAGGGTATGCCGACGGATTAAACCGCCGCTTGAGTAACGGAGCGGGTGAAATGTTGGTAAAAGGCTTGCGGGTACCGATTATCGGGAATATATGTATGGATACCTGTATGTTGGATATTACCGGAACGGATATACAGGTCGGGGATGAGGTCGAGATTTTCGGAAAACATATTCCCGTGACCGAATTAGCTGAAAAGTTGGGGACCATTCCCTATGAGGTGCTTACAGGGGTGGCACACCGGGTAAAAAGGGTTTATTTCAAAGAATAA
- a CDS encoding redoxin domain-containing protein, which yields MLKKLLLLFILLPLFATGKDFQVRLAIKNLPEGNVPVLLRIYNGNMIMLDSIPAKNGEILTFDIPDNIPRGMLKVVLGPSAYAKYTNGQPTAVDFLFNREDIEFSLDFNNPEKTLKIIRSEENKVYFEALRHEILFFRKLALLEQVVLQYPEQDDFYHSALKYYQKYQTDREKLLDSMYAARPHMLATKILNTRRLPFTAGNLSPTDRDSIYKHHFLDKLEFNDTTLLYTNAYTDKLYQYIQFFIKPNQSPRENEAAIIKALDNIMPKLESNEIVRTHLLQFLIQGFESMKMEEVLAHISENYLQQCNSSMEIVKRRLEKYQKMAIGQKVPDFTAVDVHNNPVSLYADIHPYTLLIFWHTNCSFCRQFLTDLAKPEIQQMLQHYDINIIGISIDDNREDWISYSAGHKLNFSNTFIEGGFYSETAGEYNLFATPSLFLLDNNHTILAKPLTIEELVNALKKL from the coding sequence ATGCTAAAAAAATTACTTTTACTTTTTATCCTCCTTCCCTTGTTCGCAACGGGAAAAGATTTTCAGGTCAGACTGGCCATAAAAAACCTGCCTGAAGGCAACGTCCCTGTTCTCCTGAGGATATACAACGGCAATATGATTATGCTGGACAGTATTCCGGCAAAAAACGGAGAAATACTGACATTTGATATCCCGGACAATATCCCCCGCGGTATGCTGAAAGTCGTTCTGGGACCTTCAGCATATGCCAAATACACGAACGGCCAACCGACTGCGGTCGATTTCCTGTTTAACCGGGAAGACATCGAATTCTCCCTTGATTTCAACAACCCGGAAAAGACACTGAAAATTATCCGGTCGGAAGAAAACAAGGTTTATTTTGAAGCATTGCGGCACGAAATCCTGTTTTTCCGGAAACTGGCTTTGCTCGAGCAGGTAGTACTCCAATATCCGGAACAAGACGATTTTTATCACTCGGCTCTGAAATATTACCAGAAATACCAGACAGACCGGGAAAAATTACTGGATAGTATGTATGCAGCCCGCCCCCACATGCTCGCCACCAAAATTTTAAATACCCGCCGCCTGCCCTTTACAGCCGGAAATCTGTCTCCCACAGACAGGGACTCCATATACAAGCATCATTTTCTGGACAAACTCGAATTCAACGATACGACCTTATTGTATACAAACGCCTACACCGACAAATTATACCAATATATTCAGTTCTTTATAAAACCGAATCAAAGTCCGCGGGAGAATGAAGCTGCAATAATCAAAGCTCTGGATAACATTATGCCCAAACTGGAAAGCAATGAAATCGTCCGGACTCATCTGTTGCAGTTTCTGATTCAAGGATTCGAGAGTATGAAAATGGAAGAAGTACTGGCACACATTTCCGAAAACTACTTACAACAATGCAACAGTTCGATGGAAATTGTAAAACGCCGTTTGGAAAAATATCAGAAAATGGCTATCGGACAAAAGGTGCCCGACTTTACCGCCGTTGACGTACACAATAATCCCGTCAGCTTATATGCCGACATTCATCCCTATACTTTATTGATCTTCTGGCATACAAACTGTAGTTTCTGCCGGCAGTTTCTCACCGATCTGGCTAAACCGGAGATTCAGCAAATGCTGCAACATTACGACATCAATATTATCGGCATTTCCATCGACGACAACCGGGAAGACTGGATTAGCTATTCTGCCGGTCACAAACTGAATTTTTCAAACACGTTTATCGAAGGAGGATTTTACAGTGAAACAGCCGGGGAATATAATTTATTTGCGACCCCCAGCCTGTTTTTACTCGACAACAATCACACCATATTGGCTAAACCGCTGACCATAGAAGAACTGGTCAATGCGTTGAAGAAACTTTAA
- a CDS encoding NAD(P)-dependent oxidoreductase: MCECKIAQLCEPLKAQGHHITFYPDRNEKEEVLIERAQNAEIIIVSNIPLRKSFLDACPCLKMISVAFTGLDHIDLEECKKRGITVVNAAGYATHAVAELAIGMMIAVYRKIVGGDAITRIGGSRESFLGSELHRKTVGIIGAGAIGQQVARLALAFGCRVIAYNRTPRTFENIQSVDKPTLLREADIISIHLPLTAETKDFIGEEEFNIMQPHAVLINTARGPIVNKDALYEALRKGKIAGAAVDVYDQEPPLPGGYELFNAPNLLMLPHMGYATREAFGDRIRIVIDNILNWLNSTTR, from the coding sequence ATGTGCGAATGTAAAATCGCCCAACTTTGTGAACCTTTAAAAGCGCAAGGACATCATATAACCTTCTATCCCGACCGGAACGAAAAAGAAGAAGTACTTATCGAAAGAGCTCAAAACGCTGAAATTATTATCGTCAGCAACATTCCTCTCCGGAAAAGTTTTCTGGATGCCTGCCCCTGTTTGAAAATGATTTCCGTTGCATTTACCGGTCTCGATCATATCGACCTGGAAGAATGTAAAAAACGGGGGATCACCGTCGTGAATGCCGCGGGTTATGCTACCCATGCCGTAGCCGAGCTGGCAATAGGTATGATGATTGCCGTTTACCGTAAGATTGTAGGGGGAGATGCCATCACACGCATCGGAGGAAGCCGGGAAAGTTTTCTCGGCTCTGAATTACACCGTAAAACAGTCGGAATCATCGGCGCCGGTGCCATCGGGCAACAAGTAGCCCGATTAGCCTTGGCGTTCGGTTGCCGGGTAATCGCATACAACCGCACCCCCCGGACATTTGAAAACATTCAATCGGTTGACAAACCCACTCTTCTTCGGGAAGCGGACATCATCAGTATACACCTTCCGCTCACAGCAGAGACCAAAGATTTTATCGGAGAAGAAGAGTTTAATATCATGCAGCCACATGCCGTTTTAATCAATACGGCCAGAGGGCCGATTGTCAATAAGGACGCCCTCTATGAGGCATTGAGGAAAGGTAAAATTGCGGGAGCTGCCGTAGACGTATACGATCAGGAACCTCCGTTACCGGGAGGTTACGAATTATTCAACGCACCCAATTTATTAATGCTTCCCCACATGGGATATGCAACAAGAGAAGCTTTCGGCGATCGCATCCGGATTGTCATCGACAACATCCTTAACTGGCTGAATTCAACAACCCGATAA
- the mfd gene encoding transcription-repair coupling factor, with amino-acid sequence MDIKDILQSYLTSPVVEKLTEKLRGDGKYRLINNVGSVTAVIVSAMVKTRPGFRVVVLSDREEAAYFYNDVLAFSDESQVCFLPSSYRRAIRKDEKDNDSVLVRTEVLKNIVNGNASMLITYPEALAERVVDKKVLTKLSMTVRTGDKLSISFLEELFEQYNFVRSDFVYEPGQFSIRGSIVDIYSFAEERPVRIDFFGDDVDSIRFFDVESQLSEQVIDEVAIVPDLSDAADRVEFTDLFSYFPEKSVWWVKNGMYMYDKIKTLRSELDENMLSPEDTLFGYIDRCSVVEWGPDVYFRGMTVDVKCDAQPAVNKRFDILAETLQTKQEAGYKLYVCSVNAMQIQRLRDIFSDKGFPIEFTHLNGVIHEGFSDEQLRMCVYTEHQIFDRYHKYRLQTTRIRKGRETITLSELQNLHPGDYVVHVDHGIGRFGGLVKINNDGREQEAIRLVYKNNSELYVGLYSLHKISKYKGKDGVAPVVNRLGGDAWNRLKQKTKSRVKDIARELIALYARRKKEPAFAFSKDTYLQEEMEASFMYEETPDQMKAIEAVKHDMERPEVMDRLVCGDVGFGKTEVAIRAAFKAVADSKQVAVLVPTTILAYQHYNTFRKRLDGMPCRVEYISRMKKSSDIKKVLTDLKAGKVDIIIGTHRLTSKDVEFKDLGLLIVDEEQKFGVGVKEKLKRLKVNVDTVTMTATPIPRTLQFSLMGARDMSIIRTPPPNRYPIVTELHRFDEKLIKEAILYEMSRNGQVFFIHNRVDTIRDIQDMLHRSIPQVKTCIAHGQMPGEELEKVMHNFIRGDYDVLIATTIIESGLDIPNANTMIINQAQNYGLSDLHQLRGRVGRSNRKAFCYLLTPSLDLMNPDARRRLKAIEDFSGLGSGFNIAMQDLDIRGAGNILGAEQSGFIAEIGYETYQRILNEALLELREEEFPDLHTGESNTRKEYVTDCVIESDFAVLIPESYVENVSERIKLYRELDNISEDSELEKFTRALHDRFGELPPQVKGLMEIVRVRRRCVAMGVERLFVKNGKMVMYFVAEPSSAFYASTVFTNLLKFVQHQELPCRMNEKNDKLSLIFTEITNVEKMSRYVDKMFQETVNSQGI; translated from the coding sequence GTGGATATAAAAGATATACTTCAATCTTATCTGACGTCGCCTGTGGTAGAGAAGTTGACGGAAAAACTCAGGGGCGACGGAAAATACAGACTCATCAATAATGTAGGCTCTGTTACAGCCGTTATCGTAAGTGCGATGGTCAAAACCCGTCCCGGTTTTCGGGTGGTTGTGTTGTCGGACCGGGAAGAAGCGGCTTATTTTTATAATGATGTCCTGGCATTTTCAGACGAATCGCAGGTGTGCTTCCTGCCTTCTTCTTATCGCAGGGCGATCCGTAAGGATGAAAAGGATAACGATTCGGTACTCGTGCGGACGGAAGTGCTTAAAAATATCGTAAACGGGAATGCCAGTATGTTGATTACCTATCCCGAAGCTTTAGCCGAGCGGGTTGTGGATAAGAAGGTTTTGACAAAATTGTCGATGACCGTCCGGACAGGTGATAAGCTGTCGATTTCTTTTTTGGAGGAGCTATTCGAACAATATAATTTCGTCCGGAGTGATTTTGTTTACGAACCGGGGCAGTTCTCCATCCGGGGCAGTATTGTCGATATTTATTCTTTTGCCGAGGAACGGCCTGTCCGGATAGACTTTTTTGGGGATGATGTGGATAGTATCCGTTTTTTCGACGTCGAGTCGCAATTGTCGGAACAGGTCATCGATGAGGTCGCTATTGTACCGGATTTGAGTGATGCTGCCGACCGGGTAGAGTTTACCGATCTTTTCAGTTATTTTCCTGAAAAATCCGTATGGTGGGTGAAGAACGGTATGTATATGTACGATAAGATCAAAACGTTGCGGTCGGAGTTGGACGAGAACATGCTTAGTCCGGAAGATACGTTATTCGGATATATAGATCGCTGTTCGGTGGTAGAATGGGGGCCTGATGTGTATTTCCGGGGAATGACCGTTGATGTGAAGTGTGATGCCCAGCCTGCTGTCAATAAACGTTTCGATATTTTGGCAGAGACATTGCAAACCAAACAGGAAGCCGGTTACAAATTGTATGTTTGCTCTGTAAATGCGATGCAGATACAACGGTTACGGGATATTTTTTCGGATAAAGGTTTTCCCATTGAGTTTACCCATTTGAACGGTGTCATCCATGAAGGATTTTCAGACGAGCAACTGCGGATGTGTGTGTACACCGAGCACCAGATTTTCGACCGTTATCACAAGTATCGCTTGCAGACAACGCGGATCCGGAAAGGGCGGGAGACGATCACATTGAGTGAGTTACAAAATTTGCATCCGGGCGATTATGTCGTACATGTCGATCATGGAATCGGGCGTTTCGGAGGATTGGTTAAGATCAACAACGACGGACGGGAACAGGAAGCCATCCGGTTGGTGTATAAAAATAATTCCGAGTTGTATGTCGGTTTGTATTCCTTGCATAAGATTTCAAAATACAAGGGGAAGGATGGGGTAGCGCCGGTTGTAAACCGTTTGGGAGGGGATGCCTGGAACCGTTTGAAGCAGAAAACCAAATCCCGGGTGAAAGATATTGCCCGGGAACTGATCGCTTTATATGCCCGGCGTAAAAAAGAACCGGCTTTTGCTTTTAGCAAAGATACTTATTTGCAGGAGGAAATGGAGGCTTCGTTTATGTATGAGGAAACGCCGGATCAGATGAAAGCGATAGAAGCTGTGAAGCACGATATGGAACGTCCGGAGGTGATGGACCGTTTGGTGTGCGGGGATGTCGGCTTCGGTAAAACTGAAGTAGCTATCCGGGCGGCATTCAAGGCTGTAGCCGATAGTAAGCAGGTGGCCGTATTGGTACCGACGACGATATTGGCGTATCAGCATTACAATACGTTCCGGAAAAGACTTGACGGGATGCCTTGCCGGGTGGAATACATCAGCCGGATGAAAAAAAGTTCGGATATAAAGAAAGTTCTGACGGATTTGAAAGCGGGCAAAGTCGATATTATCATCGGTACGCACCGTCTGACCAGTAAAGATGTGGAGTTTAAAGACCTGGGATTGTTGATCGTCGATGAAGAGCAGAAGTTCGGAGTGGGCGTGAAAGAGAAGTTGAAACGTTTGAAAGTCAATGTGGATACGGTTACGATGACAGCTACGCCCATCCCCAGAACGTTGCAATTTTCGCTGATGGGGGCGAGGGATATGTCGATTATCCGGACTCCGCCGCCCAATCGTTATCCGATCGTTACAGAGTTGCACCGTTTTGACGAGAAGCTTATAAAAGAAGCGATATTATACGAGATGTCCCGCAACGGGCAGGTGTTTTTCATTCATAACCGGGTGGATACAATCCGGGATATACAGGATATGCTGCATCGGAGTATACCCCAGGTGAAGACTTGTATCGCTCACGGACAAATGCCCGGGGAAGAATTGGAAAAAGTGATGCACAATTTTATCCGGGGCGATTATGATGTGCTTATTGCCACTACGATTATTGAATCGGGCCTGGATATTCCGAATGCCAATACGATGATTATCAATCAGGCCCAGAACTACGGTTTGAGTGATTTACATCAGTTGAGGGGAAGGGTAGGCCGTTCGAACCGGAAAGCTTTTTGCTATCTATTGACACCTTCGTTGGATTTGATGAATCCGGATGCCCGTCGCCGCTTGAAAGCTATCGAGGATTTCAGTGGTTTGGGGAGTGGGTTTAATATCGCTATGCAAGACTTGGATATCCGTGGAGCCGGGAATATTCTCGGGGCGGAACAGTCCGGTTTTATCGCAGAAATCGGTTACGAGACTTATCAGCGGATTTTGAACGAGGCTTTACTGGAGTTGCGGGAAGAAGAATTCCCGGATTTGCATACCGGTGAATCGAATACGCGGAAGGAGTATGTTACGGATTGTGTCATCGAATCGGATTTTGCCGTGCTGATTCCGGAGTCTTATGTAGAAAATGTCAGTGAGCGAATTAAATTGTACCGGGAATTGGATAATATATCGGAAGACAGCGAGCTGGAGAAATTTACCCGGGCTTTGCACGACCGGTTCGGAGAATTACCCCCGCAGGTAAAAGGTTTGATGGAAATTGTCCGGGTACGGAGGCGGTGTGTGGCAATGGGGGTTGAGCGTTTGTTTGTAAAAAACGGTAAGATGGTGATGTATTTTGTTGCAGAACCCTCTTCTGCTTTCTATGCTTCAACAGTATTTACCAACCTGTTGAAGTTTGTACAACATCAGGAACTGCCTTGCCGGATGAATGAAAAAAATGATAAGTTGTCTTTGATTTTTACAGAGATTACCAATGTCGAGAAGATGTCGAGGTATGTGGATAAGATGTTTCAGGAAACCGTAAATTCTCAGGGGATATGA
- a CDS encoding type III pantothenate kinase: MNLVIDVGNTRLKYAFFHLGEMRIKGVGMEELFRTITDVRKEHEVHVFLSGSGKIEEDLRMRLRREAVFWLEASPGLLLPLEIGYNTPVTLGFDRIAICTAARRIYPAGRLLVIDTGTAFTYNYVENGVFLGGNISPGLEMRFRALHAFTEKLPYVEARGTCTDCGRDTEEAIRNGVVNGMVFEVKGYIDDFFRYTSEGQVVITGGSLCLLEKLQGERIHFEESLGMIGLNDILEFNKKSK, translated from the coding sequence ATGAATTTAGTGATAGATGTTGGCAACACCCGCTTGAAATATGCTTTCTTTCATTTGGGAGAAATGCGGATAAAAGGTGTCGGAATGGAGGAACTGTTCCGGACAATTACGGATGTGCGGAAAGAGCATGAGGTACATGTGTTTTTATCCGGGAGCGGTAAGATCGAGGAGGATTTGCGGATGAGATTGCGCCGGGAAGCTGTTTTTTGGCTGGAGGCTTCCCCTGGGCTTTTATTGCCGCTGGAAATCGGATACAATACCCCGGTGACACTGGGGTTCGACCGGATCGCTATTTGTACGGCAGCCCGGCGGATTTACCCGGCCGGGAGATTGTTGGTGATAGATACCGGAACAGCATTTACCTACAATTATGTTGAGAATGGTGTGTTTCTGGGGGGGAATATTTCTCCCGGTCTGGAGATGCGTTTCCGGGCTTTGCATGCGTTTACCGAGAAACTGCCTTATGTGGAGGCCCGCGGAACATGTACGGATTGTGGACGGGATACGGAAGAGGCTATCCGTAACGGTGTCGTGAATGGTATGGTTTTTGAAGTGAAAGGATATATAGATGATTTTTTCCGCTATACTTCCGAAGGACAGGTTGTGATTACCGGCGGAAGCCTGTGTTTGCTCGAAAAGCTACAGGGAGAAAGAATACATTTCGAGGAATCGTTGGGAATGATCGGGTTAAATGATATTTTAGAATTCAATAAAAAAAGTAAGTAA
- a CDS encoding tetratricopeptide repeat protein produces the protein MRKIIVLALGLCFVGSFVKAQTLDSKFGLDSTKTIEQASIYTEFVKQKNYKDALPAWRYVFNNAPKFQLNTYVRGEDIMMGMYSKTKNPAYVDTLMMIYDQWIKYFGNHNRLGEGYAIGKKGFNLYRLRGISDVNAAKEAYGYLTKSIQMEGMKTHPLTAKMTFAVADELLKKDMITKDEYVDLYMKLSDYAEKGIAQAPEKSKEAYEDVKTTVNALFFNAGVADCATLVGFLQPKFDKSPDDLATLKEIASILRRSECTDQVLFAQVAEKLYQQEPTADAAYNLAMLFWKRQEFDKTELYLAEAIEKGSNEDPAKADYYFRLAQIKLSKKQFVEAKKNALEALKLNPNMGVAYILIGNAYAAYSKNYGEDDFDHASVFWVAVDKFIKAKQVDPSVAEEANKLIAVYSPHFPSKDEAFFRSVTPGVSVKVGDWINETTTARFR, from the coding sequence ATGAGAAAAATTATTGTTTTAGCCTTGGGGTTGTGTTTTGTGGGAAGTTTTGTCAAAGCCCAGACACTGGATTCAAAATTTGGACTTGATAGTACGAAAACGATAGAACAAGCTTCCATTTACACAGAATTTGTAAAACAGAAAAATTATAAAGATGCATTACCCGCATGGAGATATGTGTTCAATAATGCACCGAAATTCCAGTTGAACACTTATGTCCGGGGTGAGGACATCATGATGGGAATGTATAGTAAAACGAAAAATCCCGCTTATGTGGATACATTGATGATGATTTACGATCAATGGATAAAATATTTCGGGAATCATAATCGTTTGGGCGAAGGATATGCGATAGGTAAAAAAGGTTTTAATCTATACCGTCTGAGAGGTATTTCCGATGTGAATGCCGCTAAGGAGGCCTATGGCTATCTGACAAAATCAATTCAGATGGAAGGGATGAAGACGCATCCTCTTACTGCAAAAATGACATTTGCCGTTGCTGATGAATTGTTGAAAAAAGATATGATTACCAAGGATGAGTATGTCGATCTTTATATGAAATTGAGTGATTATGCTGAAAAAGGAATCGCTCAGGCTCCGGAAAAATCCAAAGAAGCTTATGAAGATGTAAAAACAACGGTGAATGCATTGTTCTTTAATGCCGGTGTTGCCGATTGTGCTACCTTGGTGGGATTTTTGCAGCCCAAGTTTGATAAATCTCCGGATGATCTGGCGACATTGAAAGAAATTGCCAGTATATTGAGAAGAAGCGAATGTACAGATCAGGTTTTGTTTGCCCAGGTGGCTGAAAAATTATATCAACAGGAGCCGACAGCCGATGCTGCTTATAACCTGGCGATGTTGTTCTGGAAAAGACAGGAGTTTGATAAAACGGAGCTTTATTTAGCAGAAGCAATTGAAAAAGGAAGTAATGAGGATCCCGCTAAAGCTGATTATTATTTCAGACTGGCACAGATCAAGCTTTCCAAAAAACAATTCGTTGAAGCGAAGAAAAATGCTCTGGAGGCTTTGAAGTTAAATCCGAACATGGGTGTGGCTTATATACTTATCGGAAATGCATATGCCGCATACAGCAAGAATTACGGAGAGGATGATTTCGATCATGCATCTGTGTTCTGGGTTGCTGTCGATAAATTTATCAAAGCAAAACAGGTTGATCCTTCGGTGGCAGAAGAAGCCAATAAACTAATTGCTGTATATTCACCGCATTTCCCGAGTAAGGACGAAGCGTTTTTCCGTAGCGTTACTCCCGGAGTTTCCGTGAAAGTCGGTGATTGGATTAACGAGACGACAACGGCGCGTTTCAGATAG
- the lptC gene encoding LPS export ABC transporter periplasmic protein LptC, which yields MSVITRKSFYKSIIVLCGAIMLFACKNDIRKVSRITDQEVLPEMSGENLIMTYSDSARVKYRMYTPLYYKIHTEEEEYDEFPKGIHVIYYDKTGNVIGEIHSKYAKNFVKDGLWEARNQVVVKNSEGKKLETELLYWDTKKEWIYSDRYTRLTDGNNILESSDGFESDQNLEHPVFKNITDGEVQFEMDTSN from the coding sequence ATGTCTGTTATAACACGAAAATCTTTTTATAAAAGCATTATTGTCCTCTGCGGGGCAATAATGCTTTTCGCTTGTAAAAACGATATCCGGAAGGTAAGCCGGATTACCGACCAGGAAGTCTTGCCCGAAATGTCGGGAGAGAACCTGATTATGACTTATTCCGATTCAGCCCGGGTGAAATACCGGATGTACACACCCTTGTATTATAAAATACATACGGAAGAGGAGGAGTATGATGAATTTCCGAAAGGAATTCACGTCATATATTACGATAAAACCGGGAATGTGATCGGAGAAATCCATTCCAAATATGCAAAGAATTTTGTCAAAGACGGTTTGTGGGAGGCCCGGAATCAGGTGGTCGTAAAAAACAGTGAAGGAAAGAAACTGGAAACAGAGCTATTGTATTGGGATACCAAGAAAGAATGGATATATTCCGATCGCTATACGCGTTTGACAGACGGGAATAATATTTTGGAAAGCAGTGACGGTTTTGAATCGGATCAGAATCTGGAGCATCCGGTTTTCAAGAATATAACAGACGGAGAGGTTCAATTTGAAATGGATACAAGTAACTGA